Below is a genomic region from Sphingomonas phyllosphaerae.
ATGGCGTGAGTGTCGCCCCTGCGAAGGCAGGGGCCGATCACTATATCCACGAGCGTCGCCTTTCGTGGTGAGAGACATGGGCCCCCGCCTGCGCGGGGGCGACGGGAGATCGGGATGAGCAAGCTACAGGACCTCAGCAACGCCGGCACCGCGGTGTGGCTGGACTTCGTCGACCGCAAGTTCCTCGAACAGGGCGGGCTCCAGAAGCTGGTCGACGAGGACGGGCTGACCGGTGTCACCTCCAACCCGACGATCTTCGAGAAAGCGATGGGCGCGGGCGACGCCTATGACGCCGGCTTTGCCGAGTTCGACAAGGCCAATCCGGGCGCCGAGCCGATGGCGCGCTACGAAGCGCAGGCGATCAAGGACATCCAGGCGGCGTGCGACACGCTGCGCCCGGTCTATGACCGGCTGGATGCCAAGGACGGCTATGTCAGCCTCGAAGTGTCGCCGTATCTGGCGCTGAAGGGGCCGGAAACCGCCGAGGAAGCCGAGCGGCTGTGGCAGGCGGTGGATCGTCCGAATCTGATGATCAAGATCCCCGGGACCGACGACGGCGTGCGCGCGATCCGCGACACGATCGCCAAGGGGATCAACGTCAACGTGACATTGCTGTTCGGGGTCGAGGCGTACAAGAAGGTCGCCTATGCCTATGTCGAGGGACTTGAAGAGCGCGTCTCCAAGGACTTGCCGATCGAGCGCATCGCGAGCGTGGCGAGCTTCTTCGTCAGCCGGATCGACAGCAAGATCGACGACGCGATCGACGCCGGTCAGGGTGGCGATGAGGCCAAGGCGCTGAAGGGCAAGGTCGCGATCGCCAACGCCAAGCTGGCCTATGCCTGGTATCAGGAGTTCATCGCCTCGGATCGCTGGCAGAAGCTGGCGGCGAAGGGCGCGCAGCCGCAGCGGCTGCTGTGGGCGTCGACTGGCACCAAGAATCCGGACTATCCCGACACCTTGTATGTCGATGAACTGATCGGGCCGGAGACGGTCAACACGATGCCGCCGAAGACGATGGATGCGTTCCGCGACCATGGCACGGTGGCGCAGACCTTGACGCAGGACGTCGATGGCGCGCGGCATATGATCGCGGAGCAGGCGCGGCTCGGGCTCGATCTGGACGGTGTGACCAAGACGCTGGTCGACGAGGGGGTGGCGAGCTTCTCCAAGTCGTTCGACGATCTGTTGAAGGTGATCGGCGCGAAGCAGCCCGCGAACGCGTGATTTGCTGCGTGAGGGATGGGGTGGGGGTCGGTGACGGCCTCCGCCCTTCTTGTAACCGCTCGCCTCGACCACACCGTTCGTGCTGAGGAGCCATCGAGCGAAGTCGAGATGGCGTCTCGAAGCACTTATGTCGCGCAGCTCCTTCGAGACGGGGCTTCGACAGGCTCAGCCCCTCCTCAGAACGAACGGATGGGTGGGCGTGCGAAAGAGCTACGCCAGAAACGGCGCAGCGATTTCCGGCGTGATCCGCAGCAGCCGCCCGGTCGCGCGGTCGAGCAGCGCCCAGGTCGTGACGCCCTCGACGCGCAGCTTGCCATCGGTGCCGAGGAAGCGGAAGTGGCGGTCGAAGCGCGCGCCGCGTGGCGGATCGGGGACCCAGGTTTCGCCCGTAACGGTTTCGCCCTCCACGACATTGCCGCGATAGTCGATGACGTGGCGGGTAATCATCCAGACATAGGCCGCCTGATGCGCGGGCGGGGCGATCGCCGCCCAATGCGCGACCGACAGTTCCTGAATCCAGCGCACCCAGACGGCATTGTTGACGTGGCCGAGTTCGTCGATGTCGGCGGGTTGCGCGGTGAAGGTCTGCGTGAAGGTCATGCGTGACGCGCCTTGTACCAGCGCCAGCCTGCGAAGGCGATGCCCGCCGCGAGCAGCGCGCCGACCGCCCACCACAGATGCCGGTCGGCGACGATCCGGCCGAGCAATTGCTCGAAGCCATGGCCGAACAGATAGCCGATCCCGGTGAACAGGATTGCCCAGCAGGTCGCCGACGCGCCGTTGACGATCGCGAAGCGCCTGGCGGAAACGCTGGTCGAGCCGATCGCGATCGGGCTGACGGTGCGCAGGCCATAAAGGAAGCGGAACGCGAAGATGAACGCGGTCGGGTGGCGCTCGAAGGCCGCGACCGCGCGCGCGAACGCGGGCTTGGCGCGCGCGGCGGCGATCCATTTGCGGTCGCGGAAATGCCGGCCGGCGTAGAACCAGCCTTGATCGGCGGTGTAGGAGCCGAGCCCGGCGGCGAGCATCGCGAATGGCAGCGACAGCAGCCCTTTGTGCGCGAGGATGCCGCCCGCCATCACTGCGGCCTCGCCCTCCAGCGCCGCGCCGGCGAACAGCGCGGCGAGGCCATAACGCGCGACGATCGCCTCGATCGTCATGCCGCGGTCACGGCTCCACGCCCAATTGCCACAACACGAAGGCATGTTCCTCGGCGGCTTCGCGCAGGCTCTCGAACCGACCCGACTTGCCGCCGTGGCCGGCGCCCATGTTGGTCTTGAGCAGCAGGAGGTTGGCGTCGGTCTTCGTGGCGCGCAGCTTCGCGGCCCATTTGGCGGGCTCCCAATAGGTCACGCGCGGATCGTTGAGCCCGCCCGAGATGAAGAGTGGCGGATAATCCTGTGACCTTATATTGTCATAGGGGGAATAGCTGCGGATCAATTCGAAGGCCGCCGGGTCCTCGATCGGGTTGCCCCATTCCGGCCATTCGCCGGGCGTCAGCGGCAGCGTCTCGTCAAGCATCGTATTGAGCACGTCGACGAACGGGACGTCGGCGATCACCGCGCCCCACAGCTGCGGATCGGAGTTGACCACCGCGCCCATCAGCTCGCCGCCCGCCGAGCGGCCGGCGATCGCGATCCGTCCAGCGCTGGTCCAGCCCTGTTCGACCAATCCCTTCGCAACGTCCACGAAGTCGTTGAATGTATTGACACGCTTCTCGAGCTTGCCGTCACGATACCATTGCTGGCCGAGGTCGTCGCCGCCGCGGATGTGTGCGATGGCATAAGCGAAGCCGCGGTCGAGCAGGCTGAGGATCCCTGTCGAGAAGCCCGGCGGGATCGCATGGCCGTAGGCGCCATAGGCGTAGAGGAACAACGGCCGCGAACCGTCGCGCGGGAAGTCGCGCGGGTAGACGATCGACACCGGGACCGCGGTGCCGTCGCGCGCGGTGATCTTCAGCCGCTGCGTATCGTATTTCGCCGCGTCATAGCCGCTGGGGATCTCCTGCACCTTCAGCGTGGTGAGCGCGCCGGTCGCGGTGTCATAATCGTAGACGGTGCCGGGCGTTACCATCGACTCATAGCCGAGACGAAGAACCGTCTGATCATATTCGGGATTATCGCCGAGGCCCGCGGCGTAGCTCGCTTCGGGGAAGGCGATGCGGCGCGGGGCGGCGGCGGGGTCGTAGGCGTGGATCTCGATCTGGTCGAGCCCGTCCTCGCGGCCCTCGACGATGAAGAAGTCGCGGAAACATTCGACCCCGGTCATGTAGAAATGCGGGCTGGGCGCGATCCGCTCGGTCCATTCGCTGGGCGCGGTAATCGGCGCGGTGACCAGCCGCCACATCGGATCGATGTCGTTGGTGTGGATGAACAACGTGTCGCCGTGCGTGTCGACGTCATATTCGCGGCCGGGCTGGCGCGGCGCGATCAGGATCGGCGCGGCGAAGGGGTCGTCGGCGGGGTAGAGCCGGATCTCGCTGGTGTCGTGGCTGCTGGCGACGAGCGCGATCCACTTGCGGTCGCTGGTCTGGCTGACGCCGACCGAGAAGACCGGATCGTCCTCATAATAGAGCGTCACGTCGTCGGCGCTGGAGGTGCCGAGGCGATGGAATTTGATCGTGCGCGTGCGCCACTGGTCGTCGGTGAGGCCGTAGAGGATGCCGCTGCCATCGCTGGTGAAGACGATGTTGCCGATCGTGCCCTCGATCGACGTATCACCCCATTTGCCGGCGGCGGACTCGATCGTCTCCGGCGCATCGGTGGCACCGTTCAGGCTCTTGAAGCGGATCGTATAGCGTTCCGATCCATCGTCGTCGGTCGAATAGGCGAGCAGGGTGCCATCCTCGCTGATCGACAGTGCGCCGAGCCGGAAATATTCCTTGCCCTCGGCCAGCGCCGGTTCGTCGAGCAGCAATTCGTCGGGGCCGCCCGCGACCGGCCTGCGCCACCATTTGCGATACTGGCCGCCGGTTTCGAACGCGGTCCAGTAGAGATGGTCGCCATCCTTCTGCGGGACGCTGCTCTCGTCCTCCTTGATGCGCCCCTTCATCTCTTCGTAGAGCCGGTCGACCAGCGGGCGGTGCGGTGCCATCTGCGCCTCAAACCAGGCGTTCTCTTCCTCGAGATAGGCGAGCACGTCCTGGTCGGTGACGTCGGGGTAGTTCGGATCCTTCAGCCACGCCCAGGGATCGTCGATCGTGATGCCATGCATCGTGAAGCTATGCGGGCGGGTGGCGGCGACGGGGGGCATAGGTTCGGTCATAGGCGCTTCCTAACGCGCGATATTGCCAAACGTCACCCTCTTGTCGGCACGCGCGGCACGGCGCACATCGCGCGGCATGAGCGTCGTCACCCGTTTTGCGCCTTCGCCGACCGGACGGCTGCACATGGGTCACGCGTTTTCGGCGATCCGGGCGCACGATTTCGCGCGAGAGCGCGGAGGGCAATTCCTGCTGCGGATCGAGGATATCGACGGAACGCGCAGCCGGCCGGAGCATGTCGCAACGATCGTCGACGACCT
It encodes:
- a CDS encoding acyl-CoA thioesterase, whose translation is MTFTQTFTAQPADIDELGHVNNAVWVRWIQELSVAHWAAIAPPAHQAAYVWMITRHVIDYRGNVVEGETVTGETWVPDPPRGARFDRHFRFLGTDGKLRVEGVTTWALLDRATGRLLRITPEIAAPFLA
- the tal gene encoding transaldolase; translation: MSKLQDLSNAGTAVWLDFVDRKFLEQGGLQKLVDEDGLTGVTSNPTIFEKAMGAGDAYDAGFAEFDKANPGAEPMARYEAQAIKDIQAACDTLRPVYDRLDAKDGYVSLEVSPYLALKGPETAEEAERLWQAVDRPNLMIKIPGTDDGVRAIRDTIAKGINVNVTLLFGVEAYKKVAYAYVEGLEERVSKDLPIERIASVASFFVSRIDSKIDDAIDAGQGGDEAKALKGKVAIANAKLAYAWYQEFIASDRWQKLAAKGAQPQRLLWASTGTKNPDYPDTLYVDELIGPETVNTMPPKTMDAFRDHGTVAQTLTQDVDGARHMIAEQARLGLDLDGVTKTLVDEGVASFSKSFDDLLKVIGAKQPANA
- a CDS encoding S9 family peptidase, with amino-acid sequence MTEPMPPVAATRPHSFTMHGITIDDPWAWLKDPNYPDVTDQDVLAYLEEENAWFEAQMAPHRPLVDRLYEEMKGRIKEDESSVPQKDGDHLYWTAFETGGQYRKWWRRPVAGGPDELLLDEPALAEGKEYFRLGALSISEDGTLLAYSTDDDGSERYTIRFKSLNGATDAPETIESAAGKWGDTSIEGTIGNIVFTSDGSGILYGLTDDQWRTRTIKFHRLGTSSADDVTLYYEDDPVFSVGVSQTSDRKWIALVASSHDTSEIRLYPADDPFAAPILIAPRQPGREYDVDTHGDTLFIHTNDIDPMWRLVTAPITAPSEWTERIAPSPHFYMTGVECFRDFFIVEGREDGLDQIEIHAYDPAAAPRRIAFPEASYAAGLGDNPEYDQTVLRLGYESMVTPGTVYDYDTATGALTTLKVQEIPSGYDAAKYDTQRLKITARDGTAVPVSIVYPRDFPRDGSRPLFLYAYGAYGHAIPPGFSTGILSLLDRGFAYAIAHIRGGDDLGQQWYRDGKLEKRVNTFNDFVDVAKGLVEQGWTSAGRIAIAGRSAGGELMGAVVNSDPQLWGAVIADVPFVDVLNTMLDETLPLTPGEWPEWGNPIEDPAAFELIRSYSPYDNIRSQDYPPLFISGGLNDPRVTYWEPAKWAAKLRATKTDANLLLLKTNMGAGHGGKSGRFESLREAAEEHAFVLWQLGVEP
- a CDS encoding DedA family protein, with the translated sequence MTIEAIVARYGLAALFAGAALEGEAAVMAGGILAHKGLLSLPFAMLAAGLGSYTADQGWFYAGRHFRDRKWIAAARAKPAFARAVAAFERHPTAFIFAFRFLYGLRTVSPIAIGSTSVSARRFAIVNGASATCWAILFTGIGYLFGHGFEQLLGRIVADRHLWWAVGALLAAGIAFAGWRWYKARHA